The nucleotide window AGCGGAGAAGCCTCGGCCACCCGATTATTACGCCGTCGAGTCCACTGTTCGCACTTTGGTGCCTTCTTCTTCTGTTTCGACCACCAAAGAAGATCCCAGAATACGAGTTTCAGAGAGGGAATTGCTTAAAAGCGTAGCGGAAAATCCACCTATGCTTTTATCTCACGCCGCCTCTGAACTGACCCCAAGGAATAATCATCACTTTTACTCTCCTTCGAGCTCAGAAGAATCTGTCATCGCTAACAACTCGCCGCTGCTCCCTTTTACCACTCGTCCCTCCTGCTATTCCTCTTCGTCGTCGCAATCGACTTCGTCGGAGATTATAGTCTCCGATGAAGTCCCGTCTTCTGCTTCCACGTCATCCGAAGATGATTATTACGTTGTACAGTTCAAGAAATTAGATGTTTATGACCAGGAACAAGCTGTAATTTCACTGAGGAAAAGCACTAGAACTGATGAGGAAGCTAGGGTTTCACTGTGCACGCCGCGGCTTTTATCGGCTCTGAAGCCGCTGATGGTCTCAAGGTACGCCAGTGTTCAGACGAACGCCGTCGCCGCAATGGTCAACCTCTCGCTGGCAGAAGTCAACAAAGTAAGAATCGTTAGGGCGGGTATTACTCCGCTGTTAATTGATGTTTTGAAAGGCGGCTTCGAGGAGTCTCAGGAGCATGCAGCCGGCGCTATATTTAGCTTGGCTCTTGAAGATGACAACAAGACGGCGATTGGAGTGTTAGGTGCGTTGCAGCCGCTTTTACACGCGCTGAGGTCGGGTACTGAGCGGACTCGTCATGACTCAGCATTGGCTCTTTATCATTTAACCTTGGTGCAAAGTAACCGGGCTAAGCTCATTAAACTCGGAGCCGCGAGTACGCTTCTGGGAATGCTGAAATCCGGCGATATGGCGGGTCGGGTGGTGTTGGTTGTGTGCAATTTGGCGGTatgtcaagaggggaaaactgCGTTGCTGGACGCCAACGCCGTAGAGGTACTAGTGGGAATACTGAGAAAGGGGAGTGAGTTGGATGAGTCAACTCGGGAGAATTGCGTGGCGGCTCTTTACTCACTGAGTCATGGTAGCCTGAGGTTCAAGGGGTTGGCGAAAGAGGCGAAGGCGGCGGAAATATTGCAGACGGTGGTGGAGAGAGGGAGCGAGCGGGCGAGGGAGAAAGCAAAGAGGATGTTGATTTCCATGCGAGGAAGGTACAAGGAGGAGGATGACGAAGAAGAGGTTGATTGGGAGGGAGTGTTGGAGGGACGAGTGAGTCGGATTCAGTACCGAGTCGGAAGAACCACTCACAATCTCAACTCAACCGAGTTCTGAATTATGACCGAGTACAAAAAGGTGTAATTATCACATATTCTGGGATTTGGGACTCAATTATCATGTTTCATGGTTAAAATCTTTTTTTGACTTGCTTTTTTAGCTTTTGATGTACTGCATTGGGTCCCAACTCTTCTTTTTCTAGTTCTGGTGGTAGTTATTAAAAATGTAATTTGGACTATAATTGTGATTACTGTGTAAATAATTACTAGGATGTGAGGATTGGAAATGCATTTTTGGTTTAGAGTTTGTTTTTATATAGTTTTGTACTTTGTTGAACAGCAGCAATTCAAGACGGTTTGTTTGGACTTAGGACAAAGTCGCATGTTAGAAAAATCAAGAGGCGTTGTGCTTGACAATGTCAAATTAAGTTATTCcatgttccaatttatgtgaacccgtTTAATTGTgcacggagtttaaaaaaaaaataaaacttttggaatttgtgattctaaacaagtcaaaaatggGCTTAGAGTATTTATGTAAATATAAAAGCTTTTTATTAAGGATAAAATTATAAGTTTTagctaaattattaccaaatttagaaatggatCATTTTAATTGTgcacggagtttaaaaaaaaataaaacttttggaatttgtggttctaaacaagtcaaaaatggGCTTAGAGTATTTATGTAAATATAAAAGCTTtttattaaagataaaattataagtttaagctaaattattaccaaatttagaaatggatcatataggttcacataaactgaaacagagggagtactaTATAAAGAATGACCAAGTTGACTGTACTGTTATGTTATGCCAACCCAAATCTGGATTATGATGGAACTTTTTGGTGTTAAATTCAGCTTTGTTCCATTGCTATCATTATTTCAGTGGGACAAAAGTTTGCCCGCTAATTATGTCTGCTGTTCCGTTGACGTAATTGTCCCTGTAATCCAAATAGAAAAAGAGATTAGGTAGAAGGCCCTCATGGTCTTTGATTTTGTCTCCCTAGTCTTCACCTAATAAAACAGAATATGCTAAATTGGAGTCCGAaacttttttaattattttttggacaaaaaacacttttgtactattttaaaaaaaagttacataaataaataaaacgcaATATTATACTGTAAATTACTTTAACAGAAATTTTGCCGTTAAAGTAATTCgtagtatagtactgcgttttacttaaaaaattattttttttgtaattcgcagtactatactgcgttttattAAGATACATttgtaaaatgcagtataataatGCGTTTTACATTAAATAATTACGTTGTACTCTAGTTTTTGCCCCCAGAGTATAatgaactgacataacaataattcaatacataaaacgtagtattgtactgcgttttacaTAGAAAAATTCTACACCCCAACgtcggacttgccttatttaaaggcgtttcaattttataaaaattcattcaatactttatttcaaacttacgttcatacttctctcttcttcttatcaattatttttttacaatgtctgaagtggcaaaaataagggtttcactatATTTATTGGGAGGGGGTGAGGTTGtgttggagaataactctgtgaggtatagctcacctccacaatgtcatgttaaattgccgcttactatggagtacgataaattggtatcgttgttacgtaaaaaaatgaATGAGAGGAGGCGTTCGGTTAACCTTAAAATAACCGGTAGATTTTCGTATTCAGTAACTCCGCAGaggtttgcttattattctgagtttaacatcgaggatgatgaaactcttagagattttttgctgATTCCGGATGAATATAgagaatttattgtaataaaattattggaaatgtacgtcaaggtggaagacgttcccaataatgagggctgcatagtagggataacccccagtcatcgggtggttattctggagcagtttttgccggataGATTGgtgatgaaagagcttgccttgatttaaacttgtcaccaccggcgaatgagcaaccacaaaataatttttcgactttagataatcaacaagacgactggtaaacttcaattttactACGCTTTAGAGATGTTTAATTTATGTTGTAATTGGATTtatattaacactcatatttttcatagggggtaccgtccggatatgaattttacaagttatgaccctgcccctagttggaatatgcgtagttctggagtATTGGACAATGATGGTCCATCTgagagtcatcaccaacaagaaaatatccatcatgaaacgtTAAGACAatacgacttgtaagtaaagtgatatagctatatctaaagtatttatctagttgggtaacttatcattttgttctttatgtgcagtgaaaacgagcttcttgaagctcctgacctcacacagttgcccatagacgacgtatttactcgtgatttggcagatgcgcagagttaggaagatgatagtgattatgacaacaatgcggatAAGTCTggggatgacacacccttccatgatgagggtgatgaggAGGAGGGAGTGAATGTTGAACCTGAGTTGACGAGGGAGCGTGTTCCTCCACCTCCagctagaccaagagtgtacgagtcccacgtgccatttcatgagcggaatattccctaccttgataatttgccaagcatgccgaacgtggatgccctcacaaggtatgatgatgaatttcggtcagcgatgtgggatgagtctagaccagttGTTCACCGAACGTGCtctggtcgccaccgctctaccaAGGCCGTGATGAGAGACCAATCAAGCTGCATCCGTCCAAGCTCAAAAATCGTATAGAAGCTCGTAGCCTGTAAGCGCGCGACTACGCGGGCATGGAAAGGATGCTCTCCGATGAACTCCCATAAATCGTCAGGTCTCCTGGGGCTGAGAGGCTGCATCGATAGCTATCCCTCCCATACAAATGAGGACCTATGGTTGCCCTGCAACACTAGTAGCTGATCCTCGGCAGGTCCGAGATGCGCAGGCGGAGgaaagtccatgtcgtctactataatttaaacaaaattaattgtgtgtgttagtttaataaattaaataattaattatgtttaaaattggactgaataattatgtacgggttccaggctcgatatttgaggcccggtagcaccgagttatccttaattattatgcgtgttaatttcaacatttttagaattgtgcctgttagcttaataaattaaataattaattatgtttaaaattggactgattaattatgtatgggtttcagactcgatatttgaggcccggtagcaccgagttatccttaattattattcgtgtcaattttaatatttttagaattgtgtgtgctagcttaataaattaaataattaattatatttacaattggactgaataattatgtatgagtTCCAGGCTCATTTTTTGAGGCCCGATAGCACCGAGTTATTCTTAATTATTAttcgtgtcaattttaatatttttagaattgtgtgtgctagcttaataaattaaataattaattatgtttacaattggactgaataattatgtatgggttccaggctcattttttgaggcccggtagcaccgagttatccttaattattattcgtgtcaattttaacatttttacaattgtgtgtgctagcttaataaattaaataattaattatgtttacaattggactgaataattatgtatgggttacATGCTCGatttttgaggcccggtagcaccgagttatccttaattattatgcgtgttaattttaatatttttacaattgtctgtgctagcttaataaattaaataattaattatgtttacaattagactgaataattatgtatgggttccaggctcgattttTGAGGCCGgttagcaccgagttatccttaattattatgcgtgtcaattttaatatttttagaattgtgtgtgctagcttaataaattaaataactaattatgtttaaaattggactgaataattatgtatgggttccaggctcgatatttgagttaattttacaacatataggaatttgttacttttgtaagtttattgttataattaaataattaattttgtaaagtgtaattggatagagtttgcagttactacatacttaaactacatagactctacgctaaaaggctctacattttactacgctaaaaggctctatattttactacactaaaagactctatattttactacgctaaaaggtcactattatatataaaaacaactaacataaaatacaaatatgaacaacaaacaaaataaataatattaattttttaacaatacaaataatttatcagattttaacaattttttgtaccaaagctaataaatcaatccggatataaataagatacaaatttaaacacaaacataacacaaattaacatggaaacacattaaacaatacaaatatgcatgtactatacgagtttcgacataaacaaaattgaaatacctcgatttaagttttttaaatttgattgaaatcgaatttttgcacccgaaagaaggaatccaaagcttgtcttgtatgtgggacctacactccttgctctttaggtgacgggtgatgcccaaattttttttttgaagtttgacGCGGGGGTGACCAGCAGAATCGAAGGTGTTGGTTTTCTTCGGTTCAGTGGTCCAAGGAAGCAGAGtcagtataatactgcgaacaactttaataaaatatagttGGGCCCAGCATCTTAGTAAAACacagtatagtactgcgaattacaaaacaaaaataattttttaagtaaaatgcagtactatactgcgaattAATTTAACGGCAAAATTTCTAttaaagtaattcgcagtataatactgcgttttacttatttatgtaactttttttaaaatagtacaaaagtgttttttgtccaaaaaatgattaaaaaggtTTCGGACTCTGCTAAATTGCTAAGACTATTTAGATTTGTCTTCTTATCGCCTCTCTGGACTTGATCATTTGACCACCAAAAATTTGTCTTGAGAACTGCAACTCTGCAAGTGCATAAATCGCACAACTCACTGAGACATTATATTATGGACTTTTAGCCTCTTAAGTGTTCCTCTATTTGCTTAACCGAGGTTGTGCACGATGAGCAATTTGTCACATCTGCTAAAGATAGTGGGAACCCTTAGATGTGTATTACCAAATtagtataattttaaaaaatactaCTATATAGTTTATGTACTAGCGATACATAAGTGGAAAGACGGACctctcattctttttctttttaaaagagaTGGATATTTGCTAAAAATATGTTTGCCTTGTGGGGAGCAACTTTGGTGCAATACAAGGGGAATAAGTTTATATGTAGAGATAGAGTTAGTGATCGCGGTAGGGCTTGATCTACGACTCTCGCccagtctttttttttttttttttttttttttttataatgatAATCAAAGTCCTAACTACCATTAGTAAACTATTAATGGGTACACTTTTCTGTAAACTTGTTCCTCGCAATTAATCAAGCTTGTCGTTTCTTTTTGGTATATATATACTATGTTTGTATGGTATTGTGGAAGTAAATTCTCCTGATGATACTCATGGCACTTCACACTGTTCCATTGTGATAAAGAGCTAAAACTTAGAGAACGCTCTTTGattcaaaagatattaaaacctttttgaacaaatcaatcaaagaagaaatgataaatcTTAGCTGAGaataataatctctagaaagGGTGATAGATAAAGAGAGGATAGGTCACGTGATTTCTTTTTATTCGTAAATAGTAATGTCTCCAGAGTTCGGAATACACGTTACAAGATTATTGTCCTCTTTTTTTACTAAGAGAGAAACTCTTCTAAACTGTAAAAGATAAAATACAAGGAATATTCCTAATGTTCCCTAATGGTCATACATTATTACAAAGGTCGTCCAGTCTCTG belongs to Nicotiana tabacum cultivar K326 chromosome 6, ASM71507v2, whole genome shotgun sequence and includes:
- the LOC107791007 gene encoding U-box domain-containing protein 40-like; translated protein: MYSPFRKAKGEMGGGNSKSRWKIFIYRSSSSSASSSSKFDKKDPPKELLCPIYGSLMYDPVVVSSGQTFERTSVQVCKDLGFKPQLPNGSTPDFSNVIPNLALRTTILSWCEKSGAEKPRPPDYYAVESTVRTLVPSSSVSTTKEDPRIRVSERELLKSVAENPPMLLSHAASELTPRNNHHFYSPSSSEESVIANNSPLLPFTTRPSCYSSSSSQSTSSEIIVSDEVPSSASTSSEDDYYVVQFKKLDVYDQEQAVISLRKSTRTDEEARVSLCTPRLLSALKPLMVSRYASVQTNAVAAMVNLSLAEVNKVRIVRAGITPLLIDVLKGGFEESQEHAAGAIFSLALEDDNKTAIGVLGALQPLLHALRSGTERTRHDSALALYHLTLVQSNRAKLIKLGAASTLLGMLKSGDMAGRVVLVVCNLAVCQEGKTALLDANAVEVLVGILRKGSELDESTRENCVAALYSLSHGSLRFKGLAKEAKAAEILQTVVERGSERAREKAKRMLISMRGRYKEEDDEEEVDWEGVLEGRVSRIQYRVGRTTHNLNSTEF